A window from Danio aesculapii chromosome 6, fDanAes4.1, whole genome shotgun sequence encodes these proteins:
- the ppil1 gene encoding peptidyl-prolyl cis-trans isomerase-like 1, with protein sequence MSGIPPDSWQPSTVSLDTTMGTIVLELYWNHAPKTCKNFAELGRRGYYNTTKFHRIIKDFMVQGGDPTGTGRGGASIYGKQFEDEFHPELKFTGAGILAMANAGPDTNGSQFFLSLAPTQWLDGKHTIFGRVCQGIGVLNRIGMVETNSQDRPVDDIKILRVNLPS encoded by the exons aTGTCTGGAATACCGCCGGATTCTTGGCAACCTTCTACTGTTTCGCTGGACACAAC GATGGGAACTATTGTGCTTGAGCTCTACTGGAATCATGCACCAAAAACATGCAAGAATTTCGCAGAGCTGGGCAGAAGAGGATATTACAACACCACAAAGTTTCATCGAATTATCAAAGACTTCATGGTTCAAGGAGGTGATCCAACCGGCACTG GTCGTGGTGGTGCGTCAATATATGGCAAGCAATTTGAGGATGAATTTCATCCAGAGTTGAAGTTTACAG GTGCTGGAATTTTGGCTATGGCCAATGCAGGGCCGGATACAAACGGAAGCCAGTTCTTTCTCTCGTTGGCTCCCACACAATGGCTGGATGGGAAACACACTATATTTGGACGGGTCTGCCAGGGCATTGGCGTTCTTAATCGAATTGGCATGGTGGAAACCAACAGTCAGGACCGCCCTGTGGATGACATTAAAATCCTCAGAGTGAATCTGCCCAGCTAA